The Peptostreptococcaceae bacterium genome includes a window with the following:
- the prfB gene encoding peptide chain release factor 2 (programmed frameshift) — MLIIEASMAELREMEEIFDDLRVSLDLVSLKERVAEIDECMTAQDFWDDHEKAQGIMREFKVVKDKIESFESLHNQWEELTLLAEMAVEEDDDSVEKEIQKGMLQLTKSLGKLRLKTLLSDEYDINNAILSIHSGAGGLDAQDWAEILLRMFTRWAENQGYEIETLDYIPDKEGGVKSVTLRIKGDYAYGYLKSEKGVHRLIRMSPFDTSGKRHTSFTSVDVMPELPDDAAIDINPVDLKIDTFRSSGAGGQHVNKTDSAIRITHLPTGIVVQCQNERSQHHNKNTAMRMLMAKLIELQKSEHKEKIEDIQGDYSQIAWGSQIRTYVFHPYTMVKDHRTGAEVGNIASVLDGDIDIFINTYLQQKK; from the exons ATGCTTATTATAGAAGCGAGCATGGCTGAGCTAAGGGAAATGGAAGAAATCTTCGACGATTTGAGGGTTTCCCTT GACTTGGTCAGCCTGAAAGAGAGAGTAGCCGAGATTGACGAGTGCATGACCGCCCAGGACTTCTGGGACGACCATGAAAAAGCACAGGGAATAATGAGGGAATTTAAGGTGGTTAAGGACAAAATCGAATCCTTCGAAAGCCTCCATAATCAGTGGGAAGAGCTTACGCTTCTTGCGGAGATGGCGGTGGAGGAAGATGACGATTCTGTAGAAAAAGAAATTCAAAAGGGAATGCTTCAATTGACCAAATCCCTTGGAAAGCTAAGGCTAAAAACGCTTCTCAGCGATGAATACGACATAAATAACGCCATATTGTCAATCCATTCCGGAGCAGGGGGCCTTGACGCACAGGACTGGGCGGAAATACTCCTTAGGATGTTCACGCGTTGGGCTGAGAATCAGGGCTACGAAATTGAAACGCTTGACTATATACCGGATAAGGAAGGCGGAGTTAAGTCCGTTACCCTAAGAATCAAGGGCGATTACGCATACGGATACCTTAAATCCGAGAAGGGAGTACATCGCCTGATTAGGATGTCTCCATTCGATACCTCGGGCAAGAGGCACACATCATTCACCTCGGTGGATGTAATGCCGGAGCTCCCCGACGATGCTGCGATAGACATAAACCCTGTAGATCTTAAAATAGACACATTCAGATCCTCCGGGGCGGGTGGACAGCATGTAAACAAAACAGATTCCGCTATAAGAATAACCCATCTTCCCACGGGCATAGTTGTGCAGTGCCAGAACGAGAGATCCCAGCACCACAATAAGAACACAGCAATGCGAATGCTCATGGCAAAACTCATAGAGCTGCAGAAAAGCGAGCACAAGGAGAAAATCGAGGACATACAGGGAGACTATTCCCAGATAGCCTGGGGAAGCCAGATAAGAACCTACGTCTTCCATCCGTACACAATGGTTAAGGACCACAGAACCGGAGCCGAGGTTGGAAATATCGCTTCCGTTCTTGACGGAGATATAGACATCTTCATAAACACATATCTTCAGCAAAAAAAATAG
- the secA gene encoding preprotein translocase subunit SecA, translated as MGLLGLMNMILGSMNDKEVKKVMKIVEKVEAFEPQIKSLDDESLKEKTNEFRNRIEKGETLDDLLPEAFAVVREAAVRTVGMRHFPVQILGGIVLHQGRIAEMKTGEGKTLAATLAAYLNAIEGKGVHVVTVNDYLASRDKEWMGRIYEFLGLTVGCLVHGLDDKEKNEAYLCDIVYGTNNEFGFDYLRDNMVIYKEGMVQKQLNFAIVDEVDSILVDEARTPLIISGAGNKTTELYMIADKFVTSLKNELDYIFDEKERNVILTDDEGIPKAEKFFKIENLADPENMEISHRINQALRAYTLMKKDKDYVIKDGEILIVDEFTGRLMLGRRYSNGLHQAIEAKEGLKVRKESQTLATITLQNYFRMYSKLSGMTGTAKTEEDEFKQIYNMDVVVVPTNMPILRDDMPDAVYKSIAGKFRNAVEEITLRHETGQPVLVGTIAIETSEFISSMLKKRGIKHEVLNAKQHERESEIVAQAGRYGAVTIATNMAGRGTDIVLGGNAEFMAKKEMRKLGYDEEIINRVTGVIEFSDDEFVEAKKIYDKIFLKYKSEADVEGDKVKAAGGLHILGTERHESRRIDNQLRGRSGRQGDAGSSQFFISLEDDLMRLFGSDRIQGVVDKLGMSDDDAIEASILSKSIEGAQKKVEGRNFSIRKHVLQYDDVMNRQREIIYSERRKVLQGEDLKEYIFSMIEKLIDDVIEVIAMGSEYPEEWDMAGLSEKLKAIFMPVEALEYKDIESLDKETLRGDILRMATEMYDKKEEEIGKEKMRDLERVILLRVVDSKWIDHIDAMDQLKQGIGLRAIGNEDPVRAYQMEGFDMFDEMIKNIQEDMVKYMYHVTIETKTQRKQLTTIEDEKGSDLDYRQGMRVGTPANAPSDEKAKPFVSGKKVGRNDPCPCGSGKKYKKCCGKDK; from the coding sequence ATGGGCCTATTGGGACTCATGAACATGATTTTAGGAAGTATGAACGATAAAGAAGTAAAGAAAGTGATGAAAATAGTCGAGAAGGTGGAGGCTTTCGAACCGCAGATAAAATCCCTCGACGATGAAAGCCTAAAGGAAAAAACAAATGAATTCCGAAATAGAATAGAAAAAGGGGAAACTTTGGACGATTTACTTCCGGAGGCCTTTGCAGTTGTGAGAGAAGCGGCGGTCAGAACAGTTGGCATGCGCCATTTTCCGGTTCAGATTTTGGGCGGCATAGTGCTTCATCAAGGCCGAATTGCCGAGATGAAAACAGGAGAGGGCAAGACCCTAGCTGCTACGCTTGCTGCTTACCTTAACGCGATTGAGGGCAAGGGCGTGCATGTTGTAACGGTGAATGATTATTTGGCTTCAAGGGACAAGGAGTGGATGGGAAGAATCTACGAGTTCCTGGGACTTACGGTAGGGTGCTTGGTGCATGGGCTGGATGACAAAGAAAAAAACGAGGCATATTTATGCGACATAGTGTATGGCACCAACAATGAATTTGGATTCGACTACCTAAGGGACAACATGGTCATATATAAAGAGGGCATGGTCCAAAAGCAACTTAATTTTGCCATAGTCGATGAGGTGGACTCAATACTGGTAGATGAAGCCAGAACGCCTCTAATCATTTCCGGAGCGGGAAACAAAACGACGGAACTATACATGATTGCAGATAAATTTGTTACGAGCCTTAAAAACGAGCTGGACTACATCTTTGACGAAAAGGAAAGGAATGTAATCCTTACGGACGATGAAGGCATACCGAAGGCCGAGAAGTTTTTTAAGATTGAAAATCTTGCCGATCCCGAGAATATGGAGATTTCCCACCGAATTAACCAGGCATTAAGGGCATACACACTCATGAAAAAAGACAAGGATTATGTGATCAAGGACGGGGAAATTCTCATCGTCGACGAGTTCACGGGAAGGCTGATGCTCGGCAGACGATACTCAAACGGTTTGCATCAGGCAATAGAGGCCAAGGAAGGGCTGAAGGTCCGCAAGGAGTCGCAGACCCTTGCTACAATAACCCTTCAGAACTATTTTAGGATGTACAGCAAGCTTTCGGGAATGACAGGTACCGCAAAGACGGAAGAGGACGAGTTCAAGCAGATATACAACATGGATGTTGTAGTGGTTCCGACAAATATGCCCATACTAAGGGATGACATGCCGGATGCCGTATACAAGTCCATAGCTGGCAAGTTCAGGAATGCTGTTGAGGAGATAACGCTAAGGCACGAGACGGGTCAGCCCGTGCTGGTAGGCACAATTGCTATAGAGACATCGGAGTTTATAAGCTCAATGCTTAAAAAAAGAGGCATAAAGCACGAGGTTCTCAATGCAAAGCAGCATGAGAGGGAATCTGAAATAGTAGCCCAGGCGGGAAGATACGGTGCGGTTACTATTGCTACCAACATGGCCGGCCGTGGAACCGACATAGTGCTGGGCGGAAACGCAGAATTCATGGCAAAGAAGGAAATGAGAAAGCTTGGTTATGATGAGGAAATAATAAACAGAGTAACGGGCGTTATAGAATTTAGTGACGACGAATTCGTGGAAGCCAAGAAAATCTACGACAAGATCTTTTTAAAATACAAGTCGGAAGCCGACGTAGAGGGCGATAAAGTCAAGGCTGCGGGAGGGCTACACATACTGGGAACGGAGCGCCACGAGTCAAGGCGTATAGATAACCAGCTGAGAGGCCGGTCGGGCCGTCAGGGAGATGCTGGATCATCTCAATTTTTCATATCTCTTGAGGATGACCTTATGAGGCTCTTTGGAAGCGACAGGATTCAGGGCGTTGTGGACAAGCTGGGAATGAGCGACGACGACGCGATTGAGGCATCGATTCTTTCAAAGTCTATCGAGGGAGCCCAAAAGAAGGTAGAGGGAAGGAACTTTTCAATAAGGAAGCATGTTCTGCAGTACGATGATGTAATGAACAGGCAGAGGGAAATAATCTATTCCGAGCGTCGCAAGGTGCTTCAGGGAGAGGATTTGAAGGAATACATCTTCTCCATGATAGAGAAGCTCATTGACGATGTCATTGAGGTTATTGCCATGGGATCGGAATATCCCGAAGAGTGGGACATGGCGGGACTTTCTGAAAAACTTAAGGCTATATTCATGCCGGTTGAGGCCCTTGAATATAAGGACATAGAAAGCCTCGACAAAGAAACCTTGAGGGGCGATATTTTGCGCATGGCAACCGAGATGTACGACAAGAAGGAAGAGGAAATCGGGAAAGAGAAGATGCGCGATCTGGAGCGAGTAATACTTCTAAGGGTTGTCGACTCGAAATGGATTGACCACATAGACGCAATGGACCAGCTAAAGCAAGGCATAGGCCTTCGTGCAATAGGAAACGAGGATCCTGTTAGAGCATACCAAATGGAAGGCTTCGACATGTTCGACGAAATGATAAAGAACATCCAGGAGGACATGGTTAAATACATGTACCATGTAACTATAGAAACCAAGACCCAAAGGAAGCAGCTGACTACCATAGAGGATGAGAAGGGCAGCGACCTGGACTATAGACAGGGCATGAGGGTAGGCACGCCTGCTAACGCCCCCAGCGATGAAAAAGCAAAGCCGTTTGTATCGGGCAAGAAGGTTGGGAGAAACGATCCATGCCCCTGCGGAAGCGGAAAGAAGTACAAGAAATGTTGCGGAAAAGACAAGTGA
- a CDS encoding DUF5317 domain-containing protein: MFVESVILGIIIGIVQNGRITNIGITRIRGWYIILLAFFLGISPMFSVDSPFFEDFGSHIYFISLLMMFGVLLWNLDKKGFWIIAIGAGLNIVTIMMNHFKMPIYMEGLRIAGLENMINGIESGEIINYISIESLDSWSRFLGKLIVLPKPYPLAKLISVGDLLMSLGIIFYLRGEMVKKYRFSTSRMVTPRYKGK, translated from the coding sequence GTGTTTGTTGAAAGTGTGATATTGGGAATAATAATAGGCATAGTTCAAAATGGCAGGATAACAAATATTGGAATAACCCGTATCCGCGGATGGTATATAATATTGCTTGCATTCTTTTTGGGAATATCTCCCATGTTTTCTGTAGACAGCCCATTCTTTGAAGACTTCGGATCGCATATATATTTCATTTCGCTGCTCATGATGTTTGGGGTTTTGCTTTGGAATTTAGACAAGAAGGGTTTCTGGATAATAGCCATAGGAGCCGGTCTTAACATTGTCACAATAATGATGAATCACTTCAAGATGCCTATTTATATGGAAGGCCTCAGAATAGCGGGTTTGGAAAACATGATAAATGGGATTGAATCAGGAGAAATAATAAACTATATTTCCATAGAGAGCCTGGATTCTTGGTCGCGCTTTTTAGGAAAGCTGATTGTACTGCCTAAGCCTTATCCGTTGGCAAAGCTAATCAGCGTAGGAGACCTCTTGATGTCGCTTGGAATCATATTCTATTTGAGAGGCGAAATGGTCAAGAAATACCGCTTTTCTACAAGCCGCATGGTTACACCGAGATACAAGGGTAAATGA
- a CDS encoding DUF5317 domain-containing protein has protein sequence MLGESVVLGLFAATVKNGNMRFLRYMNVRYLYLPIAAFLLEFACGIIVSRNLMGLRLFMNEYYLVIQIMVYTMLVIFCYFNLRKRVFALIILGIMLNFAVIASNDGMMPVDTSTALSEGYALGVEQLENGLIAGHTLLDDETTNLAMLGDVINISSPYPFPKTISIGDIVISAGVFLFIYSTKKEENRCLLKV, from the coding sequence ATGTTGGGTGAATCGGTTGTTCTAGGACTTTTTGCAGCGACTGTTAAAAATGGGAACATGCGCTTTTTGAGATACATGAATGTGAGATATTTGTATTTGCCAATTGCGGCATTCCTGCTTGAATTTGCATGTGGAATAATTGTTAGTCGAAATCTTATGGGATTGCGTCTTTTTATGAATGAGTATTACCTGGTTATTCAAATAATGGTATATACAATGCTGGTGATATTTTGCTATTTCAATCTGCGTAAAAGGGTCTTTGCCTTGATAATCTTGGGGATAATGCTTAATTTTGCCGTAATCGCTTCCAACGACGGAATGATGCCGGTGGACACGAGCACGGCATTATCAGAAGGGTATGCCCTTGGGGTGGAGCAATTGGAGAATGGATTGATAGCGGGGCACACGCTGCTGGATGATGAAACTACCAATTTGGCAATGCTTGGGGATGTAATCAACATTTCTTCGCCATATCCTTTTCCTAAGACAATAAGCATAGGAGATATTGTGATCTCAGCAGGAGTTTTTTTATTTATTTACAGTACAAAAAAGGAGGAAAATAGGTGTTTGTTGAAAGTGTGA
- a CDS encoding HD-GYP domain-containing protein, with protein MKDMKLNAYTILVSFVGFVILIFSAIHIIEAGIWFELLFFVFLAILTESMPIIIDKSTFISLGFAIGLASMLLFDPLVVPMVIAIGTILRIEKIDGVSYHIFNTSFQKRFFNGSAYAISALLASYSYEYGNAVFPGITIGSFSVVGIVLAIAIYIFANTLIYMILFSLVEDTTVLNLLKRNFWVAKNFIAIAPLGVLMAISYKYYGAFALLMFYGPLLLARYSFILYLEMKNVYLETIKALSNSVDAKDQYTNGHSRRVAHYAMDIAHEMNLAPWRLENIKIAATLHDIGKIGIRDYILNKPGKLTADEHESIKTHPRIGANILDEVRFLREVSQIILHHHERYDGKGYPDGLSGDEISIEDAILSIADTFDAVTTDRPYRKAADSEKAIEIILDEAGKQFVPKVVEAFRSIVENPKSKERFLNVG; from the coding sequence ATGAAAGATATGAAACTTAATGCATACACAATCCTAGTCAGCTTTGTGGGTTTTGTAATATTGATTTTCAGCGCAATCCACATTATAGAAGCGGGTATATGGTTTGAATTGCTGTTTTTTGTATTTTTGGCGATTCTTACCGAGTCTATGCCTATAATTATAGACAAGTCTACATTCATATCTCTTGGGTTTGCTATTGGACTGGCTTCTATGTTGCTTTTCGACCCGCTTGTCGTGCCCATGGTAATAGCGATTGGGACCATACTAAGGATTGAAAAAATTGATGGAGTTAGCTACCATATTTTCAATACTTCATTTCAGAAGAGGTTTTTCAACGGATCGGCGTATGCTATAAGCGCCTTGCTTGCGAGCTACAGCTACGAATACGGCAATGCGGTTTTTCCCGGAATAACAATTGGAAGTTTTAGTGTTGTAGGTATTGTTCTTGCCATAGCAATATATATCTTCGCCAATACATTAATATACATGATTCTGTTTTCGTTAGTTGAGGATACTACTGTTCTCAATCTGTTGAAGCGGAACTTTTGGGTAGCTAAGAATTTTATTGCAATTGCTCCTCTTGGAGTTTTGATGGCAATATCCTATAAATATTACGGCGCATTTGCGCTTCTCATGTTCTATGGACCACTTCTTCTTGCAAGATATTCGTTTATCTTGTATCTCGAAATGAAAAATGTTTATCTCGAGACGATAAAGGCTTTATCGAATTCTGTAGACGCAAAGGACCAATATACCAACGGACATTCGCGACGCGTCGCTCATTATGCCATGGACATAGCGCATGAAATGAATCTTGCACCATGGCGGCTGGAGAATATAAAGATAGCGGCAACGCTGCATGACATAGGTAAGATAGGGATAAGGGACTACATATTGAACAAACCGGGAAAATTGACGGCAGATGAGCATGAATCCATTAAGACACATCCCAGGATAGGAGCAAACATACTCGATGAAGTAAGGTTCCTTAGGGAAGTATCTCAAATAATTTTGCATCATCACGAGAGATATGACGGAAAGGGATATCCGGATGGGCTTTCGGGAGATGAAATATCAATTGAGGATGCAATATTGTCCATAGCGGATACATTCGATGCAGTGACTACGGACCGCCCCTATAGAAAAGCGGCCGACAGCGAGAAGGCGATAGAGATTATTCTTGACGAAGCAGGGAAGCAATTTGTACCGAAGGTGGTTGAGGCATTCAGGAGTATTGTTGAAAATCCCAAGTCCAAGGAGAGGTTCTTGAATGTTGGGTGA